The segment CATTAAATTAACCACTTAAATTTACCGAGAGCAGGTCTTCTATTTCCTCTTCAACATAATCCATCATGTTTTTATGGTAGCCCAGAATGGGCAAACCAAACACTGGCTTTAGATTGAATCTCTTGCATTTTGAGGGCACCAGAGTTTCCCCGACGAGCTTGGATGCGGGGGATATTCAATTGGTTGCAGACTGTGGAATGATAGgagtgccacaaaaaaaaaaagtcttaaaaagaataagaaaatgaatgaggaaataatGAAAGAATGAATGTGGATATAAGAAAATGTGGAAACAGAAAAGGAAATAAGAGAAGGTTTGTTTAAAAGAAGCTGCTGTAAATAGAATGTCACCTTATCTGAAACAGATTAGACAGCCAATGAGAGCATTGTACCATCACACTCATATGTATGATCTATTGTTTCGAAGCGTTGAGATTCTTGTGAGCCAGATGCAGCCATATTTGGATAAGAGGGTGAAGGTGTGGAGGAACACATGAGAGACCAGGAAGCAATGCAGGTTAAATGGAGAGCATGGAAGTGGTTTCCCCTCCAGTGTGGGTGGGACATGAAAGAGATGTGTCCAGTTGCCAGACAGACAGGCATCGACTGCTCTGTCATCAGTTTCAATCAAAGTTGGACAATGATTCAAGAAATGGATCATCATGCTGTATTAGGAGATATGAAACTCGTAATAACTCTCAGTTGAAACAGTGTTTccaaagaaaaataatgttGGTTAAAATTGgagccattttttaaaaaatatttcaaacaataggaatattttttttaaacaagtatGGTGACCGTCTCACTGTTGGAAACAATTCAGGTTTAAAGCTATGTTCAGCTATGTAATCTTGTTTTGCACAGTCTATATGTTGAAGTttagaagaaattaaaaacacagtcttATACTCTCTTCTCACTCTGCGTGTCATCCCCTACACCTGGCCTATCACTGCATAAACTGCTGCTTAActccaaaaaaaaatgagtctgGAGGTGTGTGAAATCAGATTGTTTACATTTGCCTTGAAGACATCTCCCTGACCCACTGGGCTTGCATTGCACCTTATGTTACTTTCACCTTCAACAGATGTAAATAACTGTGAACAAGACGTTAAATGTATAAGATTAGAATATTATCTTACATGTACAGCAAACAATTACCTGTGTACATTATAAAACATGCTGAAAAATAGACGTAAGATCCCACTCTGTCTCTCCTCATCCATTCATTCCTCATCCATTCATTTCACTTTAAATTTATCATGTACaaacctttcttttctttcaggaCTTTGATGCATTTGAGAATGCAATTGAGATGGAACAATTAGAGGAGTTCCTCAAACTCTAAAGAGGATGGTGGCCGGCGATGTAGGACCAACATTTCCATACTCACCATGTTCGTTGCACAAAAATTATCCATAGaagagtatatatatatttctctttgtgtgataagggatgctttaaatgtttgtgatttaaaaaaaaaaaaggaatcttCTGCTTGAGCTTTCGTTGAAAGgcgcatttgtttgttttttctcaccatgtttaaaacatttgcattaaatgtatgaaataaaaagtCCTGGAATGGTTTTTAAAGTCTGATTTATTTCTTCTGTGTTAGAGCCATTGCAGTTTATGGGATCACAAACAATTATTTCTCTGCAGGTTTTGTCCAGTGGTCAAAGAACATCGATAAACTATCTGACCTCATTAGCGCTTGATAAAACACTAAGCTTATCAGTGCTTCTATTTTTTAATCAcagggaataaaaaaataaaaagcctgTTGTATATAGAGTTTACTGTGGGAAATAAATAAGATGGAAGAACATTACTGATTTACATTTAATAGTTTTGATTGTTTATTCAATACTGTCTGAATGATCATCATTTCATATAAATGTGTATTATCTGTGATACCCACAATAAACTGACAAAGTAAAAGGAAACGGAAGTTTGTGAATATTGTTTATTGCTTATTTATTTGTAAACATGTTGATGAACGTGTTCTTTCTAGGTAAAACAATCTAATCTGATTTGAATATCCATGCACAGATATTTGTCATTCTGTTTACAGGGACAACAAATATCTAAACAAAGTATATCCTTTCTTCATTATACAGGGAAAAGTTTTTCATAAACCCCCATGTCAAAATAATttgacatacatacatattgtTGTAATTATTTCTTTGTAATTATTGTAGATAAACATGCATGCATAAAAACACTGGAGTGAGCTTACAGCTGAGTCAACAACAGGCAGCAGGTTGGACGCCGCTGTCTGGCTCAGATGGGGGCCTGTCGGTATTAAAGCGATGTCGCGGGCTTATGACGTCCTCTTTACCCACAACCCGAGAGGAGAATAGGGTGCGTTCTTTCTACACCTGGCACAATCCACAGGATTAATCAAACATCCCAATTTATAAATTCATCTAAAAAAGTCGTAAATGATGGATGATAACTTTCCTGTCGTATATACTCTTTATTGCAGAACTTTGAGTCCGCCATCCATCATAAATCTACAATGGCCGAGGAAGGGTGAGCATGTCGCTTCTTTATGCTACAACCGTTAAAATGAACAGTCGTGCCCAGTCTGTTGAATTAAACTGGACTTACAATACCACGTCTGTGAAAAGACGAGGCTGGTGGTCGTGTAAATTAAGGTTTTAGGTATTTGTGAGGTGTAAAGCCTCGTAAACGTTACTGTCTCTAAGCTAAaggaagcttagcttagcagaGATACCGCTTCAGATCTGCTGTTGACGGCAGATGTGTTCAGTCTGGTACGAGCACACTTGTGAGCAGCAGAGCTGTAAGATGTAGAGATACATGGTCCTAGGAAATATATGAGTGTTGGTGAACTTGCTGTTTGTCCGTGATTGATAATGGAGACGCatttgaatgtttgttttttgaaaaaaaatgtcatgaagCAATCTGGACATGTTTCAGCCGACATTAACTTGAATTTCTTAAAGTGGGATactgaaaaataagaaaacattGGACAGCGTTTGCTTGAGTGCATTATAACATGTGTAAAGGATGGAAATGTGTACTCCCTGAGTAACGATCAGATAACAAGTTGAAACATTGAAAATGGCCAAGCCTATTTAAACTGTCTCAGTTAGATGTTACTAGTTTCATACTGAAAATGGGTTTTGCAGCAGTGATTGTGCTGAAATGCAAGAAGTGTGTTTAAAATAAGTGCCACTGACAGACTGTAAGTAGTGAGATTATCAGAACTGATGCCTCTTCTTGTTGTAAGCGGGGAATGGTCCATCTAGACATTTTTAATGGAAACAAAGTGGTTTATTAGATGCATGCATGTATTGGTGTCTGTCCTCTTTACTGCTCTTAGCCTTTTGACAAATGAGATGGTCGTGGCCAGTGTTAATCTGCTGTGCTGCTCTCATTTTGCACTTGTTGAATATCTGATTCCATTTACAGTTCATGTAAATCAAAGGCCTGAACACTGTTAAGTCCTTATTTCATCAGCAGTTCGATCAAAGTGATTTTTAAAAGTCCAACTCCACTTAATGCCTGGAGTGTCCTTTTTCTTGAAGTGAGCTCTCTTGCGTGAATGATGATTTACATTCTTTTGTCGGATACCCCTTCACTCTACAATGAGTGAGATGCACCTTCTGACATGCCAGAAGCTCAATGGGTATATCATtgtttgtccttcaaatataaaGCTTTACTTCatctttctgttgttgtttttttgttgttgttgacagCATTGCTGCCGGAGGTGTGATGGATGTCAACACCGCTCTCCCTGAAGTGCTCAAGACTGCACTCATCCATGACGGTCTTGCCCGTGGTATCCGTGAGGCTGCCAAGGCCCTGGACAAGTAAGTAGAAATCCATCTGTATATTTGTTCACCGCTCTCTTCTTGTATCGGTGATGATATCTTGGCTCCCTCTGCTGAACTATGTGTGGAAACCTGCCACTGTTACCCAGTTTATGTCTGAGATCTGCCATCGTTCCAGCGCATTGATGGTGTGTAAACCCTGTGCAGCCAGCTAATTCTGTGTGCTTTTACAGGCGTCAGGCCCATCTCTGCGTCCTGGCTGCCAACTGCGACGAGCCCATGTACGTCAAGCTGGTGGAGGCCCTCTGTGCCGAGCATCAGATCAACCTGATCAAGGTAAGGAGGCTGCTTAAGACCAAACTGGGGATGCCTTCTACTAAGTTGCCATGTATCACTGATGATAATTTGGCTCCCTCTATTGAACACTGTGAGGAGATTGCCACTGTTACCCAATTTCTTTCTGAGATGCAGTCGAGTATGCCGCTGTCTGACACTGCTCGTGACTAAACTTGAGTGCACGCCTCTGTGCCCGTTACAGGAAGAATTTGAGTGTCTTCTCATAAAGTTTAAAAGGGTCTGAACCAGGGATGACATGATTGCCTCTTTGTACTGCATCCGATGACTTGCTTAAAGGATCTGTCACTTCAAAACGTGCCACTCTTAACTTGTATCGCAGGTGGACGACAACAAGAAGCTCGGTGAGTGGGTCGGTCTTTGCAAGATCGACCGTGAGGGAAAACCCCGCAAGGTTGTGGGCTGCAGTTGTGTCGTTGTCAAGGTAAATGACGCTCTTCAGcgagattttatttattttttttatataccgcTACGTTTCGTTGCAATATAGCCACGGGGTACTTTGGTATAGCTGTTactttaaagctataatgtgtaatatttcacggacaatgaatgtctccatgttgctccggcattttaaaactacgggatttgtagaaggacatgtcatcagcttcgcattttccgtttccaatgtggaaacggaaaatgcgaagctgatgacattcATTGGACATTCATtggagtgtaacactcttatgtacattcgtatgctgaatataaagaatataagaacactgcactttagtgatggaggtaattaataacgattggggtaatacttgtgaatgataagactcaaatttgttaatagacaacgtgaaatattacacattatggctttaagggAATTCAGTGATAGATTTTTACGTTGTCTTACAGTTCAGGATTTATTAATGGATCTGCCAGTCAAGTACAGGTGCTGTGCTTCGTGCCATGCAGCTGTTTAACTCCTGGCAAGATTAAGGCCATGGTACGAGCCCCGTCATCTACCTGTGATATCTGGGGTCCCTATGATTGGCTACATGTAGTATCAAATGACAGAGAGTTCTAGGTTTATTTAGCTAATTCTTTAAACTATGCAGTTTGTTTTAAAGACCTAATTAGGACAGTTCATCATATTTAACGTACCAATTTAAATCGAATAAATACACACCCAAAAATATTGAATATATTACATTTAAACATTGACTACACTGGTTTGTCTTCAGCAATAACCGTTTCTAAATTTAGGCTTTGGAGTTCTTGTTGTTGCACATTGCAAACAGGAATGAGTTGGGTTTTTAATCTTGATTTACTGTGCCAGTGTAATCAAGATTTAGAATTTCATGTTCGGTATTCTTTTTGTGCCAACAGGACTATGGCAAGGAGTCTCAAGCCAAGGATGTGATCGAGGAATACTTCAAAGCCAAGAAATGAAGTGTCaataaaatctgaaaaatggaagttctgtggggtttttttttttttttttttttctttaatttcacGAGTTTGAAAGTCACTGAGATGGTATTTGTGTGCAAGTCAAACTTTGAGTTCTGCATCAGCAACATAATGAAGTCACCAGGAACAGTTGCAGTGACCGAACACAAATAACTGCTTATTTAATTCTTTAACTGAAGTTCTGCAACATTACAAAACTTGTGTTGAGGATCCAATATCATTCCTTCGTGGAAAGTCATaggtcgtgtgtgtgtgtgtgtgtgtgtgtgtgtgtgtgtgtgtgtgtgtgtatatatacgtagatatattagggctgggcgagttgacTCGTTATGATCGCGTTAATAACTAcatgattatttaacgccgacaaatagttttcttttattgtaaaagtctgctgtggaaccgaaaagaaagtaattgtcagatccaaacatggagaagtgtacggaacttttacttggccattttctttttaaagttcttAAAGATGGTGGAggagacagaaccaaagtcatttTCATGACACTGATAGCGATTTCTGCCAGTAATTTACTGAATTAGACAAATGTGATGTATTTACTGATACTGTTATTGGATATAACTGTGTATGAAAAGAAATGTGATGATTAGAGAAACTGAAATGGCTTAAAGAGAACATATTTCCCTGAGGTTTTGGAATAGTTTAATGTAAGTGATGTGAACAAAGAACCAGCTGAATTGTATAGTGAAGATtcatgtttagtgtttacatagcttttattttgtgtaaaaTAAATCGGACTGAGACACATTCTGGAGGAAAACTGAGACGCATCGTGTCTCCGCTCTTCACCTGCTTTTACAGGTAACATATTTGCCATCGCGGTCCCCATCCTTGGGACCCGTAACATTTACAAACATGTAATGTGGAATATATGTTACACTAgtggtgtaaaaaaaattttattatAATGTTTGATATTTTCTCAATATTCCTTTATATCATATCATACAATACTATATACTGTATGTTGAAGAAAGTATATCTGAATGAATATGTGAGTTGTTCTGATTGATCAAGATCTAAACTGTATCGAAAATAAATTTTGTCTCTTAAAGCAGACAACAAAACTTGATCAAAGTAATGGCAACCAAACGGTGAAGCTTAGAAGAGGGAACAAGGTTTTAGGGACTAATGAACAATCAAATCATGAGGAAATCTTAAAAAATCTAGTAAATTAAATCTTAACCCCTTaatgcctgaatttatatagctgtatataaaaaaaatgttttgtgttcgTTTGAGCCTTTAAGTAGaaggtaaataatgctgagattattcatttcacttttgcacaaaatataaatagaaattttggtatgttgcaaatttgcaacaccaggcataatggtcaataataagataacaacaacaacctGTTGCAGATTTTATATAAAATAAGTCCGTCACTTTGCGGTCCCACTAGAAACAAGTCCTTGTCGAAGGTTCCTTGTcgaacggtttgtagcatatatgtgacaataggcgttaaggggttaagcaAAATTGAATGGGTTTTAACCTGAGAGGGCATGGAAAATCGATATAAATAATGTCACTGTCACAAAATGCACAATTGGACACCCAGCATTCCATGGTTGCTATGGTTCCTCCTCAGGTGCATCTTCTAGATGTCATCatcat is part of the Odontesthes bonariensis isolate fOdoBon6 chromosome 24, fOdoBon6.hap1, whole genome shotgun sequence genome and harbors:
- the rps12 gene encoding small ribosomal subunit protein eS12 produces the protein MTSSLPTTREENRNFESAIHHKSTMAEEGIAAGGVMDVNTALPEVLKTALIHDGLARGIREAAKALDKRQAHLCVLAANCDEPMYVKLVEALCAEHQINLIKVDDNKKLGEWVGLCKIDREGKPRKVVGCSCVVVKDYGKESQAKDVIEEYFKAKK